In one window of Nocardia brasiliensis DNA:
- a CDS encoding serine/threonine-protein kinase, whose amino-acid sequence MAMSPGTIVGGYRIDRVLGAGGMGTVYLAKHPSLPRMDALKVLSPELSRDHEFRARFEREANLAAGLDHPNIVSVYNRGEEHGQLWIAMQYVDGIDASAEIARDPHAMNPLRALRITTEVGKGLDYAHRRGLLHRDIKPANFLLSAADGDEERVLLTDFGVAKSNDDTTELTQTGSFVATIAYAPPEQLTGDRLDHHADIYSLACSFFKLLTGRNPYPATQPALVMMGHLHEPPPAATAVNPGLPPAIDQVFARALAKNPAERFNSCRELTDAAANALVPGYNPGATNTSPTYPVQVVDPHPPTDPRTMRPVPQGQAPAAPKRRRRRLLAVEIGAVVVTLAAGFGIWAISGGSDTTDTPTTTPSTVIASGASSIEQARADNPGFRGKVITMVDVPRTKQIATFLGGTPATKFLEDLGFVYNFNYAKQGEEASPRALTTSTPLEVGPDSYVLAVRSDEEAGNGGLRGLPYQVAGTKATVIVLDDPAAVAAMRSWTADSERTLLDKLVPLLRNRVK is encoded by the coding sequence ATGGCGATGAGCCCCGGCACCATCGTGGGCGGGTACCGCATCGATCGGGTACTCGGAGCCGGCGGTATGGGCACGGTCTATCTCGCCAAACACCCCAGCCTCCCGCGCATGGACGCGCTCAAGGTACTCAGCCCCGAGCTCAGCCGCGACCACGAGTTCCGGGCCCGCTTCGAGCGCGAGGCGAATCTCGCTGCCGGCCTTGATCATCCGAATATCGTCTCGGTGTACAACCGCGGCGAGGAGCACGGCCAGCTGTGGATTGCCATGCAGTACGTCGACGGCATCGACGCCTCCGCCGAGATCGCGCGCGACCCGCACGCGATGAATCCGCTACGGGCGCTGCGGATCACCACCGAGGTCGGCAAGGGCCTGGACTACGCGCACCGCAGAGGGCTGCTGCACCGCGACATCAAGCCGGCCAACTTCCTGCTCTCGGCCGCCGACGGGGACGAAGAACGGGTGCTGCTCACCGATTTCGGCGTGGCCAAGTCCAACGACGACACCACCGAACTCACCCAGACCGGCAGCTTCGTCGCGACCATCGCCTACGCCCCGCCCGAGCAGCTCACCGGCGACCGACTCGATCACCACGCCGACATCTACAGCCTGGCCTGCTCGTTCTTCAAGCTGCTCACCGGCCGCAACCCCTACCCCGCCACCCAGCCCGCGCTGGTCATGATGGGCCATCTACACGAGCCGCCGCCCGCGGCGACCGCCGTCAATCCGGGCCTGCCGCCCGCGATCGACCAGGTCTTCGCCCGAGCCCTGGCCAAGAACCCCGCAGAGCGCTTCAACTCCTGCCGCGAACTCACCGACGCGGCGGCCAATGCCCTTGTGCCCGGCTACAACCCCGGCGCGACCAACACCTCCCCCACCTATCCCGTCCAGGTCGTCGACCCGCACCCGCCCACCGATCCGCGGACGATGCGCCCCGTCCCGCAGGGGCAGGCGCCCGCGGCGCCGAAGCGCCGCAGGCGCAGGCTCCTCGCCGTGGAGATCGGCGCGGTCGTCGTCACGCTCGCCGCGGGCTTCGGTATCTGGGCCATCAGCGGCGGCAGCGACACCACCGATACGCCGACGACGACACCCTCGACGGTGATCGCGAGCGGCGCGAGTTCGATCGAGCAGGCGCGCGCCGACAATCCGGGATTTCGCGGCAAGGTCATCACCATGGTGGATGTGCCGCGAACCAAGCAGATCGCGACCTTCCTCGGCGGTACCCCGGCGACCAAGTTCCTCGAGGATCTCGGGTTCGTCTACAACTTCAATTACGCGAAGCAGGGCGAGGAGGCCTCGCCGCGCGCGCTGACCACCAGCACCCCGCTGGAGGTCGGCCCCGACAGCTATGTGCTCGCGGTGCGCAGCGACGAGGAGGCGGGCAACGGCGGCCTGCGCGGGCTGCCGTACCAGGTGGCCGGTACCAAGGCCACCGTCATCGTGCTGGACGATCCCGCCGCGGTCGCCGCGATGCGGAGTTGGACCGCGGACTCGGAGCGGACACTGCTCGACAAGCTCGTTCCCTTACTCCGTAATCGCGTGAAGTAA
- a CDS encoding WXG100 family type VII secretion target, which yields MAGQLEASEEAIRKFTENCRQRHSDLQASITALNAKSDATTATWSGAARGAFDTLMDNYFAQAKKLNDQLDQTSDKLAHAGTKFADQDQQFAQQVAAQASSLDLP from the coding sequence ATGGCAGGACAGCTCGAAGCGAGCGAGGAAGCGATCCGGAAGTTCACGGAGAACTGCCGTCAGCGGCACAGCGATCTGCAGGCCTCGATCACGGCACTGAACGCGAAGTCGGATGCCACCACGGCGACGTGGAGCGGCGCGGCGCGCGGCGCGTTCGACACGCTGATGGACAACTACTTCGCGCAGGCGAAGAAGCTGAACGACCAGCTGGACCAGACCTCCGACAAGCTGGCCCACGCGGGCACCAAGTTTGCCGACCAGGATCAGCAGTTCGCCCAGCAGGTTGCGGCGCAGGCTTCCAGCCTGGACCTTCCCTGA
- a CDS encoding WXG100 family type VII secretion target: MAVNNPGTIASNFGEVSAGAQSIVTEARNVMSMLEDFHKQVTDFVTNYWKGDANDAFASLQAQWNTNVTQLNTTLETAGRLVDQGNTDLQTTDTTLAGLF; this comes from the coding sequence ATGGCTGTCAACAACCCCGGAACCATTGCCTCCAATTTCGGTGAGGTCTCGGCCGGCGCACAGTCGATCGTCACCGAAGCACGGAACGTCATGTCCATGCTCGAGGACTTCCACAAGCAGGTCACCGACTTCGTGACCAACTACTGGAAGGGTGACGCGAACGACGCCTTCGCCTCCCTCCAGGCCCAGTGGAACACCAACGTCACCCAGCTGAACACCACGCTGGAGACCGCGGGTCGCCTCGTCGACCAGGGCAACACGGACCTGCAGACCACCGACACCACCCTTGCGGGACTCTTCTGA
- a CDS encoding DUF7373 family lipoprotein: MNSLRTVRTAALACCATLLLAACGSTVSGTAQPGEIDIRKLDVGNYPTEPLNAHDDDYRPTFYEMREVAAMRLADYVATAYDIDPGMKYGALSWSISSGVMPDELGRPADLEPIAKRNKMIYGYKSNGSDNNTTNFTSSWPTKRQPNSTTVSTIVMQFPDAERAKTAATEFYDADFGAYREQNQPVRLPKYADAHAHWRPDSPFLRTTMAHGPYVIGFLVSTPAPVLDELVALAEKAYRTQLTLLDQLPVLSEEQLLELPWDPDHLLSRALNPDKTKRPSFDDSYALFGPRGVLHSARDRDYASKRFTEMRADRFALSAGTLVVHTPDADTARKVVADRITPTPSAANAEPPANLPDSACVENKSSLSGNKRFTCIVAYREYVGFVAANQLADAQQRAAAQYSIFANSR, encoded by the coding sequence ATGAATTCCCTGCGCACCGTCCGCACCGCCGCCCTCGCCTGCTGCGCGACGCTACTGCTTGCGGCCTGCGGGTCGACCGTGTCCGGCACGGCACAACCCGGCGAGATAGACATTCGGAAACTCGATGTCGGTAATTACCCGACCGAGCCGTTGAACGCGCACGACGACGATTATCGACCGACCTTCTACGAAATGCGTGAGGTCGCCGCGATGCGGCTGGCCGACTATGTCGCCACCGCCTACGACATCGATCCCGGGATGAAATACGGCGCGCTGTCCTGGAGCATCTCCAGCGGCGTCATGCCCGATGAGCTGGGGCGGCCCGCGGACCTGGAGCCGATCGCCAAGCGCAACAAGATGATCTACGGGTACAAGTCCAACGGCTCGGACAACAACACCACCAACTTCACCTCGTCGTGGCCGACCAAGCGCCAGCCCAACTCGACCACGGTCAGCACCATCGTGATGCAGTTCCCGGACGCCGAGCGGGCGAAAACCGCGGCGACCGAGTTCTACGACGCCGATTTCGGCGCCTACCGGGAGCAGAACCAGCCGGTGCGCCTGCCGAAATACGCTGACGCGCATGCCCATTGGCGACCCGATTCACCATTTCTGCGCACCACCATGGCGCACGGGCCCTATGTGATCGGTTTTCTGGTCTCGACGCCCGCGCCCGTGCTCGACGAGCTCGTCGCGCTGGCCGAGAAGGCCTACCGCACCCAGCTCACACTGCTGGACCAGCTCCCGGTGCTCTCGGAGGAGCAGCTGCTCGAATTGCCGTGGGATCCGGATCATCTGCTCAGCCGCGCGCTGAATCCGGACAAGACCAAGCGGCCCAGCTTCGACGACAGCTATGCCCTGTTCGGCCCGCGCGGCGTGCTGCACTCGGCGCGCGATCGCGATTACGCGAGCAAGCGCTTCACCGAGATGCGGGCGGACCGTTTCGCACTGTCGGCGGGGACGCTGGTGGTGCACACCCCGGACGCCGACACGGCACGAAAGGTGGTCGCGGACCGGATCACCCCGACCCCCTCCGCCGCGAATGCCGAACCGCCCGCCAATCTGCCCGACTCGGCCTGCGTGGAAAACAAATCCAGCCTGAGCGGCAACAAACGATTCACCTGCATTGTCGCGTATCGAGAATACGTCGGTTTCGTCGCGGCCAATCAACTCGCCGACGCCCAGCAACGCGCGGCCGCGCAATACTCCATTTTCGCGAACAGCCGCTAA
- the eccCa gene encoding type VII secretion protein EccCa has product MSTVRFQRRARREMPRSPGGEVTLQPPPEIPRVTPGNLLMKLMPVVMIIGMVGMMALLFTQGGGIATNPMSMMFPLMMMFSMVGMFAGQGGGKGAKAAEANEDRKDYLRYLDQVRRDVDETAKQQRASVEWSHPEPGLIWMLAGTSRMWERRAGDKDFCHARIGVGGQRLATRLVAPETGPVEELEPIAAVSLRRFVRAHSTVPDLPTAIAVKGFATIALDGDRGEARDMTRAMLLQLAMFQAPDQVLFAIVCGPDTAREWEWTKWLPHTQHPDAQDGIGTQRMFYGSIREAMAGLQPLLGNRVRYSRNQPANANMVHIVIVVDGGLLEAEEDQLRESGYEGVTIIDLCGYAPRLAVSRGIKMIVENGECVGRGATGNQERFALIDRISPQQAQQVARRLAPYRAATQRSSDVESDDSEVISTWSQLMGLGDIGTFNPEHAWRPRYGRERLRVAFGVGADGLPVELDIKEAAENGMGPHGLCIGATGSGKSEFLRTLVLSLLATHSPDQLNLVLVDFKGGATFLGLDGVPHVAAVITNLEEEADLVDRMKDALAGEMNRRQEVLRSAGNFANVSDYEKARAAGADLDPLPALFVVLDEFSELLTQHPDFAELFVMIGRLGRSLHVHLLLASQRLEEGKLKGLESHLSYRIGLKTFSANESRQVLGVPDAYNLPNNPGGGYLKSDSGEIVRFQASYVSGAYVGGGSQRDMSVANQSGEIDIKARPFTATHVGFRAADRVPLPAEPSLEPLEGEDGEEISNLNMLVSRIRNHGRPAHEIWLPPLDEAPTLDQLIPRSVLTGEYAAVATLRAPIGIVDRPYDQRRDPMLVDLSGSRGNVAIVGGPQSGKSTALRTMIMAMSLTHTAEQVQFYCLDFGGGTLMSLQGLPHVGSVASRLDEDQVRRTIAEMTTIVRQREARFRQLGIESMVEFRRLRAMDPASSPAATGAHEDPFGDVFLVVDGFSSIRQDFELLEQVIMNLAVQGLSYGVHVIIALNRWAEARPALKDQIGTRIELRLGDPMDSDLGRKFAAMVPQGRPGRGMTPDCLHMLTGLPRIDGSSDPNSLGQAVADAVATIARLTPGRPAPPVRMLPEQLSRDQLLYLAGDWPTQVDQSAKCLRIPIGINESELAPVYADFAESPHLLIIGDTESGKTTLLRSLVEGICASNTPSQARIIMGDYRRSMLGLVPEGYLAGYGSTAPQFTQNMTDLAAYVNKRTPGSDVTPQQLRERSWWSGPELFVIVDDYDLVATSAGNPVQALVEHLPHARDLGFHLIIARRSGGASRAMYEATLARLKDLGSAGLIMSCPRDEGVLMGTTRPSIMPPGRGTYVTRQGEGLIQTAWMPQS; this is encoded by the coding sequence ATGAGTACTGTCCGGTTCCAGCGCCGTGCCCGCCGGGAGATGCCGCGTTCGCCCGGCGGTGAGGTGACGCTGCAGCCGCCACCCGAGATCCCTCGGGTGACCCCGGGAAATCTGCTGATGAAGCTGATGCCCGTGGTGATGATCATCGGCATGGTGGGCATGATGGCGCTGCTGTTCACCCAGGGCGGCGGCATCGCGACGAACCCGATGAGCATGATGTTCCCGCTCATGATGATGTTCTCCATGGTCGGCATGTTCGCCGGGCAGGGCGGCGGCAAGGGGGCCAAGGCCGCCGAGGCGAACGAGGACCGCAAGGACTACCTGCGCTACCTCGACCAGGTGCGCCGCGACGTCGACGAGACCGCCAAACAGCAACGCGCCTCGGTCGAATGGAGCCATCCCGAGCCCGGCCTGATCTGGATGCTCGCGGGCACCAGCCGGATGTGGGAGCGGCGCGCGGGCGACAAGGACTTCTGTCACGCGCGCATCGGCGTCGGCGGTCAGCGGCTGGCGACCCGGTTGGTCGCGCCGGAGACCGGTCCGGTCGAGGAGCTGGAGCCGATCGCGGCGGTCTCGCTGCGCCGCTTCGTGCGCGCCCACTCGACCGTGCCCGACCTGCCCACCGCGATCGCGGTCAAGGGCTTCGCGACCATCGCGCTGGACGGCGACCGCGGCGAGGCCAGGGACATGACCCGCGCGATGCTGTTGCAGCTGGCCATGTTCCAGGCGCCGGACCAGGTGCTGTTCGCGATCGTCTGCGGGCCGGACACCGCCCGCGAATGGGAGTGGACCAAGTGGCTTCCGCACACTCAGCACCCCGATGCCCAGGACGGCATCGGCACCCAGCGCATGTTCTACGGCTCGATCCGCGAGGCGATGGCCGGACTGCAACCGCTGCTGGGCAACCGGGTCCGCTACTCGCGTAACCAACCCGCCAACGCGAACATGGTGCACATCGTGATCGTGGTGGACGGCGGCCTGCTCGAGGCCGAGGAAGACCAGCTGCGCGAATCCGGCTACGAGGGCGTCACCATCATCGACCTGTGCGGCTACGCGCCGCGGCTGGCGGTCTCGCGCGGCATCAAGATGATCGTGGAGAACGGCGAATGCGTCGGCCGCGGCGCGACCGGCAACCAGGAACGCTTCGCGCTGATCGACCGGATCAGCCCGCAGCAGGCACAGCAGGTGGCCCGCAGGCTCGCGCCGTACCGCGCGGCGACCCAGCGCAGCAGCGACGTGGAATCCGATGACTCCGAGGTGATCTCGACCTGGAGCCAGCTGATGGGCCTCGGCGACATCGGCACGTTCAACCCTGAGCACGCCTGGCGGCCGCGCTATGGCCGCGAGCGGCTGCGGGTGGCCTTCGGTGTCGGCGCCGACGGCCTGCCGGTCGAACTCGATATCAAGGAGGCCGCCGAGAACGGCATGGGCCCGCACGGCCTGTGCATCGGCGCCACCGGTTCCGGTAAGTCGGAGTTCCTGCGCACGCTGGTGCTCAGCCTGCTCGCCACGCACTCACCCGACCAGCTCAACCTGGTGCTCGTCGACTTCAAGGGTGGCGCGACCTTCCTCGGGCTCGACGGTGTGCCGCACGTCGCGGCCGTCATCACCAACCTCGAGGAAGAGGCCGACCTCGTCGACCGGATGAAGGACGCGCTGGCCGGTGAGATGAACCGCCGCCAGGAGGTGCTGCGCTCGGCGGGCAACTTCGCCAACGTCTCCGATTACGAGAAGGCCCGCGCGGCGGGCGCCGACCTCGATCCGCTGCCCGCGCTGTTCGTGGTGCTCGACGAGTTCTCCGAACTGCTCACCCAGCACCCGGATTTCGCGGAACTGTTCGTGATGATCGGCCGGCTCGGCCGCTCGCTGCACGTGCACCTGCTGCTCGCCTCGCAGCGCCTCGAAGAGGGCAAGCTCAAGGGCCTGGAAAGTCACCTGTCCTACCGGATCGGCCTGAAGACCTTCTCCGCCAACGAATCCCGTCAGGTGCTCGGCGTGCCCGACGCCTACAACCTGCCGAACAATCCCGGTGGCGGCTACCTGAAGTCGGACTCCGGCGAGATCGTCCGGTTCCAGGCGTCCTATGTGTCCGGCGCCTACGTCGGCGGCGGCTCGCAGCGCGACATGAGCGTCGCCAACCAGTCCGGCGAGATCGACATCAAGGCCCGGCCGTTCACCGCGACACACGTCGGATTCCGTGCGGCGGACCGGGTTCCGCTGCCCGCCGAGCCGAGCCTCGAGCCGCTGGAGGGCGAGGACGGCGAGGAGATCTCCAACCTGAACATGCTCGTCTCCCGGATCCGCAACCACGGTCGTCCGGCGCACGAGATCTGGCTGCCGCCGCTGGACGAGGCGCCCACCCTCGATCAGCTCATCCCGCGCTCCGTTCTCACCGGCGAGTACGCCGCGGTCGCGACCCTGCGCGCGCCGATCGGCATCGTCGACCGCCCCTACGATCAGCGCCGCGATCCGATGCTCGTCGACCTGTCCGGGTCGCGCGGCAACGTGGCCATCGTCGGTGGTCCGCAGTCCGGTAAGTCGACCGCGCTGCGCACCATGATCATGGCGATGTCGTTGACGCACACCGCGGAACAGGTGCAGTTCTACTGCCTCGACTTCGGTGGCGGCACGTTGATGAGCCTGCAGGGCCTGCCGCACGTCGGTTCGGTGGCCAGCCGGTTGGACGAGGATCAGGTGCGGCGCACGATCGCCGAGATGACCACCATCGTCCGGCAGCGCGAGGCCAGGTTCCGGCAGCTCGGCATCGAGTCGATGGTCGAGTTCCGCAGGCTGCGCGCGATGGACCCCGCGAGCAGCCCGGCCGCGACCGGCGCGCACGAGGATCCGTTCGGCGACGTGTTCCTGGTGGTCGACGGCTTCAGCTCGATCCGCCAGGATTTCGAGCTGCTCGAGCAGGTCATCATGAACCTCGCCGTGCAGGGCCTTTCCTACGGCGTGCACGTCATCATCGCGCTGAACCGGTGGGCCGAAGCCAGGCCCGCGCTCAAGGACCAGATCGGCACCAGAATCGAACTGCGCCTCGGTGATCCGATGGACTCCGACCTCGGCCGCAAGTTCGCCGCCATGGTGCCGCAGGGCAGGCCCGGTCGCGGTATGACCCCGGACTGCCTGCACATGCTGACCGGCCTGCCGCGCATCGACGGCAGCTCGGACCCGAACAGCCTCGGCCAGGCGGTCGCCGACGCGGTCGCCACCATCGCCCGGCTCACCCCGGGCCGGCCCGCGCCGCCGGTGCGGATGCTGCCCGAGCAGCTCTCCCGCGACCAGCTGCTCTACCTGGCGGGCGACTGGCCAACCCAGGTCGACCAGTCCGCGAAGTGCCTGCGAATTCCGATCGGTATCAACGAGTCCGAGCTCGCGCCGGTCTACGCCGACTTCGCCGAGAGCCCGCACCTGCTCATCATCGGTGACACCGAGTCGGGCAAGACCACCCTGCTGCGCTCGCTCGTCGAGGGCATCTGCGCCTCGAACACGCCGAGCCAGGCGCGGATCATCATGGGTGACTACCGGCGCTCGATGCTCGGCCTGGTGCCCGAGGGCTACCTCGCCGGATACGGTTCCACCGCACCGCAGTTCACCCAGAACATGACCGACCTCGCGGCCTACGTCAACAAGCGGACGCCGGGCTCGGACGTGACACCGCAGCAACTGCGCGAGCGGTCCTGGTGGAGCGGGCCCGAGCTGTTCGTGATCGTCGACGACTACGACCTGGTGGCCACGTCCGCGGGCAACCCGGTGCAGGCCCTGGTCGAGCACCTGCCGCACGCGCGCGACCTCGGCTTCCACCTGATCATCGCCCGGCGCTCGGGTGGCGCGAGCCGCGCCATGTACGAGGCCACGCTGGCCAGGCTGAAGGATCTCGGGTCGGCCGGTCTGATCATGAGCTGTCCCCGGGACGAGGGTGTGCTGATGGGCACCACCCGGCCGAGCATCATGCCGCCGGGCCGCGGCACATACGTCACGCGCCAGGGTGAGGGTCTGATCCAGACGGCCTGGATGCCGCAGTCCTGA
- a CDS encoding type VII secretion-associated protein, with the protein MSAVELVVTETRVWARSATTHWDGPPSIVLGSNGFDLVVGESLNPPTQVSSVVQHVSADAIALLPRIPSVADGLTAVIGTALEHLRVTAPCDRITVICPTEWGAARRAVLDQAARRWTGEMRFEELAVRAVAVDEGTSHSRRTLVLEFGALTTTAATVLRDHQGVRLESCAHEPDLALAEVLPESPGFDALCALIGRLLDGQQVDLAQVVGLTEPAEFEVLRAAVRRGCGPEVELRSVAGADLIRGKQTEPIPVPEPAPVGPPPDWMQPLRERAAAQQPRRRGTAYVAVAVAAVVVVAAAVVGGVLLLNRAADAPVAAPTTAPTTSRQVAAPPSPVDAEPEVFGRVRFQVPDGWRLTTPPDANGRARVELSPEDGARMRIIVAQTQVAVGAGYEQVAANLEAQIGQRPAGVLTDLKRDVVFGGRSGLAYRERPGDGSTVVWHVLLEYGIQLSIGCQYVGDSWPTLSATCDRFGGSVRVVP; encoded by the coding sequence ATGTCCGCCGTCGAGCTGGTGGTCACCGAGACGCGCGTGTGGGCGCGCAGTGCGACCACCCACTGGGACGGGCCGCCCTCGATCGTGCTGGGCAGCAACGGGTTCGATCTCGTGGTCGGGGAGTCACTGAACCCGCCGACCCAGGTGAGTTCGGTCGTGCAGCACGTCTCGGCCGATGCGATCGCCCTGCTGCCGCGCATCCCGTCGGTCGCCGACGGTTTGACCGCGGTCATCGGCACGGCCCTGGAGCACCTGCGCGTCACCGCCCCGTGCGACCGGATCACCGTCATCTGCCCGACCGAGTGGGGTGCGGCGCGCCGGGCCGTGCTCGACCAGGCGGCCCGCCGCTGGACCGGCGAGATGCGCTTCGAGGAGCTGGCGGTGCGGGCCGTCGCGGTGGACGAGGGAACCAGTCACAGCCGCCGCACGCTGGTGCTGGAATTCGGCGCGCTCACCACCACGGCCGCGACGGTGCTGCGTGACCATCAGGGCGTGCGGCTCGAATCCTGTGCGCACGAGCCGGATCTCGCGCTCGCCGAGGTGCTGCCGGAGTCGCCGGGCTTCGATGCGCTGTGCGCGCTGATCGGCCGGTTGCTCGACGGTCAGCAGGTCGACTTGGCGCAGGTTGTCGGTCTGACCGAGCCTGCCGAATTCGAGGTGCTCCGTGCGGCGGTGCGGCGCGGTTGCGGGCCGGAGGTGGAACTCCGGTCGGTCGCCGGGGCCGATCTCATCCGCGGCAAACAGACCGAGCCGATTCCGGTACCCGAACCGGCACCCGTTGGGCCGCCGCCGGATTGGATGCAACCGCTACGCGAGCGTGCGGCCGCCCAGCAGCCGCGGCGCCGGGGCACCGCCTATGTGGCGGTCGCGGTCGCCGCGGTGGTCGTGGTAGCCGCCGCCGTTGTCGGCGGGGTGCTGCTGCTGAACCGTGCCGCGGACGCGCCCGTCGCCGCGCCGACGACCGCGCCGACGACGAGCCGCCAGGTCGCGGCACCGCCGTCGCCGGTCGACGCCGAACCGGAGGTGTTCGGTCGCGTGCGATTCCAGGTGCCCGACGGCTGGCGGCTCACCACCCCACCCGACGCCAACGGCCGGGCGCGGGTGGAACTTTCGCCCGAGGACGGCGCGCGCATGCGCATCATCGTGGCGCAGACCCAGGTCGCCGTCGGCGCCGGCTACGAGCAGGTCGCGGCGAACCTGGAAGCACAGATCGGTCAGCGCCCGGCGGGCGTGCTCACCGACCTGAAGCGAGATGTCGTTTTCGGCGGTCGTTCCGGTCTCGCCTACCGCGAGCGCCCCGGCGACGGCTCAACCGTCGTGTGGCATGTATTGCTGGAGTACGGGATCCAACTCAGCATCGGCTGCCAATACGTCGGCGACAGTTGGCCGACACTGTCCGCCACCTGCGACCGGTTCGGCGGCTCGGTACGAGTGGTCCCGTAG